The genomic DNA GAACGCAAAATTGTTTTCACCTGTATTGACTTTATGTTGTATGGTTCCAATCTCTGTTCTGTTTGGCACTTGTATTTAATTCTACACCTTTGTAAGACATTTGTATATTGCGGATGTGTTCATTCAAGCTATTTAATACCTGGCACTGTTAATACACAGTACTTTACTGTACAGACTGTTTTACTGTTTTAATTGTAGTTCTGTGTACTTTTTTTGGATGGGGCTGgcatgttttatttgttttctggcaATACGACGTGAGAATTTCGAAGCGTTTTGTTGTAGATGCTAACGTGTCAGAATCCTTTACATTCAACTTTTCTAAGAAAAGCATTTTCAGTCTTGCAGTGTGTGCTTACAGTAACTAATTTTGTTGAAAATGGTTTCAAGTTATTCAGATTTGTACAGGACTGTAAAGATTTGTTGACAGCAAAACATTGAAGAAAAGCTTATAGAATAAAAGCTATAAAGTATATATTAGGATGTGCAAACAATGAAGAATTATGTAATATATTGTACAAATGTAAGCAAAGGCTCTGAAATAAAATGCCATAGTTTGTGAATCCTTGATTTTGTTTCTAAAAGATTAAGTAATTTTAGTTCATTTCTGTCTCTGATGCCTGACCGAAACATGTATCTCCAGCATGTATTATCAGAAAGGGTAAAATTGACATCCAAAAAAGGGAATATTCTGCCTATAGGAATTAAAAGTCCATTAACCAGATTTATGTACAGGATTTGTTAAGCGTTCTTATATCTTTGCATACTAGCTTGAGTCTGAAGATGAATACTTCTGACTTGGAGGTTTgtctaaagaagaaaaccaagatttttttctttaatgcttgAAACCATTACTagcggcttttttttttccttttatttcttttctcttttttaatttttatttttggtctcttAATGTAATTGGACCTTTGTGGCTCTCTTACACTTTCAGTGCACTCTACCCCATTGCACTTTGGAATCATCTGGTTATTGTTAAAACACTCATCAATACTCCAGCCCCCACCCTCAGTCatatttaattggtctgggatggTACCTGGatgcttgtctttttttaaaggtgGCCAGTGATTATAATACTCAtctgggttgagaaccactgcatcaCTCCAAACCTTTAAAATCAATAATTAGGTTTTCTGCCCCATTTAATGAACTTCCCAccaagagaaaattttttatttaaaacaaaaaggaaacttttttaaGGCCTAAAAAGCCCAAATGTGTATGTTTGATGCACCTTTGTGACGACCCTTTATCTTCACAGAAATCAGTTTAACGTTTAAAGGATGAGTTTTAAAATCTAtagaacagtgcttctcaaaatgaGGTCCTAGAATACTGCTCCCTGGAAATGCTCTGGGAATTTATTACCAAACATATTTTGGAAATGCTATATATAGCACATCCCCTTCTTAGAGTTTCAGTGTTCGCATGTTAAAAACTTTAAGaagtttttttaaggaagttttttcatttaacttacTGATTTTAGAGTTACCTGATCATGAAACCCTTTTTTTCAAGGAACTCGCAATATCACCTACTTGTTGGGTTACAGAAACGGTGCTCTAAAGGAGAGTGATTCCAAACTTTGTTGGAGTTGAGGTTTATACCCTTGGGCTTTTCTGcctatttctcccttcctcccagctTCTCCGGAGAGTTTGAGAATTTCATGGCATTACTAGAATTTGACTTAAGTCTTTCCCTGGTCCCCTAAACAACATTTTATCAAACTAGTTTACAATCTCTGATAAAATTAAGATGGTACATTTTTTTACAGTGTTCTCAACCTTTTTTTTATTCCTACTGAAATAACCTGAGGGTGAGGTCTTGTTAATTTTAATAACCTGGGAAGGCTGGGGATGGTGGACCAGATTCCAGAAACCCCTAACAttttttacaaaatgtatttgtattttttttaatgaaaagagccCCAATAAGTTTAAGAAACGCTTCAAAGGGGTTAGTGATCTCTAAATGGTTGGAAAGCAGTTCTTAAGAACAGTGGGAATCATTTTTTAACTATCTCCAACCACAGTCTCTTTCATACTTACCACCTTTTCCTCTAGAAGTGTGTGCTGCCTTTCATTCTTTGTGAGTCCATTTCTTCACCTTTCGTCTAATTTTAACCTGCTATTTACGGATTTTTGTCTAACGTCATATGATGGGTTTTGTATGTATAAGATGTAAATCCCCCGGAGGTATAGTTTCATAGTTTAGCTGTGGAAGTAATAGATATATAAGAGGTCATAAAATTAAGCACTAAATTGTATGGGCATTAGAGTTTAAAGAGGGCAGTGTATGAGCACGCAAGGAATGTGATGACTGATGTGATGGTGACATAGAGGAGATGGCAAACCTTAGCATTTAACTGAGATTCATCTGGAAATGGAATGTGTAGGTAGTCTAGAGTGGAGAAAGGCCAGATTCAATGACATTGCGGTGTTCCAGAGAGGAAGTGATTCTTGGAATATGCTAGGGAGAGTGAGGAAGGAATCTGATTGGAAGACATGCTGATAGAAAAATGAGTAGAATGTCTTCATTGGATGGTATAGGATAGATGGAGATGCTAGAGTTGCAAATATGGACAGTTGAGTTTTTCTCATCTTTGTGTGATACCACATGCCAAAATAAGGGACTCAAATCAAAACCAGTGCCAAGCAGTTGAATATTGTTTTTCCATCACATTATCTGATGTGGACTGTAAAAAAGATCACATATATTCCCAGTGACTTCTATTAAGCAGCTCTCCAAAATTAGCAAATCTGTTGCCATAGATTCAAAGTCAAGTTTGATTTTACCACCAAAACTACTGATTCAGTGATTTATCTAATGATaatctaatattttttattgcttaAATGTCAATTTACCACATATTTACTAGGTACGGTGAATGGGGATACAGAGCACAGGCTGAATAAGAcaaccatttacatttagagaGACTGTTATATCTCTACTGTAAATAGCTGGGAAATTGTCCTAAgtgagctgggccttgaaggatgggtaCAGTTTTGCAGGTGAAAATGAGGGGTAAAGATGGGGGCGATTGTGGGGGAAGGAATAACAAGAATAAGAAGGAATGACAAAAGGTGAAGGAATAAAGAGGTGGTGGAAAAAAGCGGACTTTGGGAAGGTAGGCCAAGAAGACAGCATAGTTTTGAGAGCCGAGAGCCCCTTTTCTTGGTAGAATAGAGCAGAGCAGCTTAGAGCTGTGGTCtctatttgtttttaactttattttaaaataatgtcaaatttcagaaaagttgcaagagcAGTACAAAGGAGTCCCATGTATCCTTCAACCGATTCACCAGTTGTTAATACCGTGTGACGTACATCCCTGTAACTTAATTTCCCGACaaacctccctccttcctcttcgaCAACTCAGGGGTTTTCCTAAGTGTTTTCCCTTTGCTTGGACTGACACCCCAGTACCAGCCTGGCTGATTCTTATTCGTACTTAAGGCCTCAACTACCCTCGGAAAACTTCCCTCCCAAGACTAGGTCTCAGACAGAGGTACAAACTGGTTCGGAAGCCTGGACCCGGCTCCTTCGCCCGCCGTCTCCGCCCCGTTGCCCGCCGTCTCCGCCCCCAGGGCGTCCGCAGAGACTCTCGGGGCGGAAGGGGCGTGGCTCCGAGAATAGAGTGGCCGGGACCCGGAAGTGCGGGCTCACGTGCTCCCGCCCTCTCGGAGGCCTCGGATAAGAATGGCCCTGGAAGAGAAGAACAAACGGAAGAAAAAGAGGAGTGCGCGGGAGGGGTGAGTGGCGCGTGGCTCGTCTGCCTGGGCCGGAGTATGCGTTCGGGACCTCGGGGCGCTAGGGGTGGGGCGTGGCGTCGTGTCGCTGAGTCTCTGATGTCTGTGTCTAGAGAGAACCCGGAGGACGGCGCTTGTGGGAATCTGGCAGGAGACTATGAGGTTGGACAAGTCGCCAGTAGTTTATTCAACGGCAAGCGGCCCTCCAGAGGCAGCACGGGTCGGCTGGCTTCCCTCTTCGGCTCTTTGGAGCCTCAGCTTCAACCCGTGTATGTGCCTGTTCCTGAAGTAAGTCACTGCGTTATACCCCGAATGGCCCATTAGAACAACTTCAGAAGCAAGCAACCCACCTTGCAGGGCATGCTTTCTAAAGTGGGGCAGATAAGGATCAATTTTAAGTAACCTTTCATTACTGGACATATCAGTGAGAGAGAAAAGATGCTACTTTAGAAAGACTAAATTATTAAGAAGGATGAGGTCTGAAACGTAActtcaaacttttaaaaggaaaccaCCAAAAAAAGGAAACGGGATGAGGAGGAAGAAAGTTCATCCCAAATCCAAAGACCTATTTTGCGAGAACCtgccaaaaaaatgaaactgaagaaGAAACTTTCTGATGCAGACCGAAAGTTGGCAAACAGGTTGGTAAAATTTCTCTCCTAGTTGATGTTAAAGAAATTAGATGGTAAAGAAATTGACATTCTTATACCAGCAATGttcatcttaatttcttttctcacttcatagttataattttaaaatttttattatggaaagtcCCATACATTTTCAAAAGTTGAAAAGGATAAGGAACCCCAAGTACCCAGCATCAGCAGTTATTAATACTTGGCaaatcttgtttcatctttactcTATTCATTTCCCCCTCATTATTTGGAAGCAAACCTAAGACTTAGgtttcatctataaatatttcagcaCGTATGGAAAAGATGAGTTTGCTTTTCTTAAACTTATTCAGTCAGAGATCAAATTTCCCccattagtttaatttttttaaaaaaacagtttattTGAATTGAGATCCATATAGCAGTACCATTATAGGTTCCTCATTAACTTTCCTCAGCCTGTCAGGCCACTCTCTTCATGCCCTTtatctctctgttctctcttggCAGGTGATCTTGTTACCTAATCTgataatttttttggggggggagggggctgccctagggagcttgcgggatcttagttccctgaccagggattgaacctgggcccccagcagtgaaagcctgaaatcctaaccactggaccgccagggaattcctctgagagttattttttttaattgctaacaGTTGTGAGCTACTCCTTCTGGTTCTCCTACTGCTTGTAACTATgcacatctttaatttcttcccctTTCAGAGAAGGGTGTCTTCCTCCTCGTCCAAGATTAATTCAGTCACCTGTGCTGTTTATATATAGCACATAcctcttctgcctccttaggGTTTATgtcatcacatatatatatatatatatatatatatatatatatatctgtatctttgATCTGTCCTCTCAAGAttctcatcttaaaaaaagaaatccagcaaAACCCCATCTGCAGTCATGTGTCCCTGTTTGCTCCATCTCCTCAAACCTTCCCTTCATTGCCAAGCTTTTAGAAAAAGATGTTTATACTTgcgctctcttccttttcttgatctgttttcttttccatgaactctggttggttggttgttgtGTTCGTTTTTATGTGATATGACCATACTTCTGAAACAGTGCTCAGGGAAGCCATCCTGACCTAGGTAGGTTCCATATTTAGTAGGCAGTACAGCCTTTGTCTGAATCCTTGCTTTTACATGTCACGTGGTTGCTTTCCTTCTCGAAGCTGTTGGAGTCTTTAATAGcagtctcttctcttcctcctcttgtctTTCTGCTCCTTCTCAGTGGTATTGTGGGCACTTTCCTTCTGACTGTTCCTTAAATGTTGATTTCCCTCGGGATTCTGTTCTTGGTCATCTTCTCATGACTTTTTTCACACCCTTCATTCTGGGCAATCTCCCGGTCCTCGTGGCTCCACAATTCTCATCGCTGTTTCTTGATCTATAAACCTGTATACCTGTTTGTCTACTGGCATCTCTAGCTCTATTATTCATATACACCTCAAATTCAGGATGCTTCAAACCGAGCATATTTTCCTCATCAAACCTGTTCCTCTGCATGAGTGGTACCATCAGCCTTCCTGTTGCCCGAGCCTGTGACTTGGGAGTCAACTTAgactctttcttttcccagcATATCTAATCAGTTGCCAAGTCCTAATGATGGTGTCTtttaattatctcttttaatctgcTTCCCCTTTCCACCTTCTCCCTTGCTCTGGTGGGTCTGTTGTCTTCTGAGATGCCTGCAGTTGTAACTGTCTCCTTACTGGTCTCCCTTATCCAGACTTGTCCCTTTCATAATTGTCTTCTGCTCTGCTGCCCAAATGATCTCTTTTAGGCACTTTCAGAGTCTTCAGGGGCTCCCCATCCTCTGTGGGATAAAAATCTAAGCACTTTTGCATAACAGGCATGGTCCTCCTTGACATACTGTCTCATTTCCTTTCACTCCTACTAGGTATTTTATATACCATAGTGAACAAAAAACTAGACATTGACCCTCTCCTTACTGGAGCTTGTGGTCTAGTGGAGGGATGAAACGGTCAACATTTACTGAGGACTGACCATGTGCTATATACACTGCCTTTCCTCCTCTGAGagcctttcttgtttcttttatgtttctacATCATGTATTATACACGTTAACCATTTTATGGTGAACCTTGCCTATCGCTCCAGAGACTGGACTACTGAAAGGCCTCTAATAGTCTcttttatctttgtatccccagaggCTAGAACTgagtagtaaatatttattgaatgaatgaatgaatgaatgagttttatGACTCCTACTACCCATTCTCTCCCCTCACTCCTAAGTTCCTGTTCCATTTCTCTCTTTGcaccatttccattttctctttaccCAAGTACACCGGTACTTCACAATATTGGCAGAATTTGCTTTTGACAAGCAGTCCTTGAAATACTGCAGTAGGAAATCTGATTTCTCCTCTTCGCCAGATTGCTTTTACAAAGCTAAGTACTTTGCCGGCATATTAACCTTCATAGACCCCCTGGGAGTGCTGCAGTAACCCTGGAATTCTAGAGCAGAGAATGGAATTAGGCATTGGTAGAGTGTCAACTAAATCCCCAAAGCTTTACGTGAGCCAGCTTCTGTTTACATGAACTTTTGTTGCTCTGTTTATTACCTGGCAGTTTTAACCTATCTTCAGAAATTGACCTTAACTTTTTCTAACTCTTGAGTTTCCTAAAGATACCCGTCACTTTTTGATAATGCTGCTtaaatgtagatgtatttgtgaatGGTAAGTTGATATATAGGAGGGCCAGAAGTAGATGGGAAATTTTTCTAATCAATGTGCTTTGTCAAATAGGAGACCTGacttccatgacttttttttttttttttttgacttaaaaagagaaaatgctttAGCAAGTGCTGATTTAGAAGAAGAAATTCAccagaaacaaggaaagaaaaggaaaaattctcaATCTGGTGTTAAAATTGCTGATAAAGAAGTACTTGATGATGTAGATCACACAGCtgtaaatcaaagaaagaaaattcaaaccAACCAAGAAGAGAGATTAAAGAATGAGAGAACTGTGTTTGTTGGGAATTTGCCCGTCACCTGTAATAAGAAGGTGAGTGTGTAGTCTGTATATTGTTAACATGCAGAGAAATTAATAATTCGTGATTTTGTTTACTGTCACTTTACTAGATAAATCATTAATATATAACTTCATTATAAATGACTACATATATCATTCTATAGCTTGATTCCAATATCCACCTGCTCCTTTCCATTCCCGAAGTCACTGTCCTAATTCCGGCTTTTGCAAGTCTTGTCTGAAATATTGCAGTGGTCTCCTATCTGTTGttttcctccagctctgtcttcTTTTATATGCCACTAGAACGGAAGCGCCATACGTGCAGGGATGTTTATCTCTTTTCTTCACTGCTCTATCCCTTAGCACTTGAAACAGTGCCTGGTGTGTAGTAGAGGCTTGTTGAATATTTGTCATGTAAATGAATGCATACATCCTAAGTTTCTTCCGTTATGTGGGGTTCACTAAACCAAGACGTGCCCTTTACTTTCTGTGTGTTTATGTGATAGTCACCCTGGCGGCAATCCCTTCGGTTAAAATCCTGCTTATCTTTTGAAGAACAATTTCAATCCcactttcttaaaaacaaaacagtactaGAAAGTTACTTCctggtttttccctttcccccttgcCCTTTTGTCCCCTAGCATTTGATGTGTGATTATTTTGTAGTACGTAACCCATTTGACTTTCTAGGGTAGTTTTGGTTACTTATCTTCCTCAAGGGAAGGGAGTGTTTGTGGTGCTTTACACATTTAATAAGTTATCTTTGGATTAAAATTGCTTACAGAAATTATTGTGCAAGCTGTAAAACATATACCTTCTTCACATCCTGAGCCAGTCACAAGAATAATGTATAAAATTCATCCTAAGACTTTTCTTCAATCTGATGGTCTTAATTCCAGACAGCTGGGGAATTTCCCATGGTGACATAAAGGATCCTTAAAATCCATTTCTGGTTTAAATAAGCCAGTGTGAAAAGATGAGAGAATTTATGGAATATATAATCTTAGTTTACCTGTAGTAAAGATTATaaaagattgaaagaaaaaatgttgtgTACCTTATAGATACTAACATGAACttgaattgtgttttctttttatataagttTCAGTAAAAGTTTTTTGTCTTCTAACTGAATAGTTACCTACTTTTCCTGAACTATTCTGAAAACATGGCAGGAAAAGATTATCAGACCGTTTTACCTAATTCCTTTTTGTGGTATTTATTTGATGTTCTGAAAGTggactgaaatatatatatatatgtgtgtttttttttattttagaagctgaagtcattttttaaagagtACGGACAGATAGAATCTGTACGATTTCGTTCTCTGGTATGTGTTCCGCCCCCTTAAAATTGCATAATCTTAAAATGTTTTGCATTTAAATCCGACTTATTCATATGTCGGTTTTAGTGAGTTGGAGGAGCCCTTGACTTTAACCTTTAGAACCGACAGGCTCAAATCTAGCCCCAAAGAAGAATCACACTAGTATCGATTGCTGACTCTTGGACTTTGTTAGCTAATTTAATGAGTTCAAATATAAAATGCTGTCCTTACTAAGTGTACTTTGGAGGGTGGATGGGTGACATTTGTTTGTGTGTTAATTGAGTAGGTGGAAACGTTCACACCTGTTGAGTAGCATTTCTGGAATCATAGGTGTTCATATGAGGGGTTTGCATGACGCTGCAGAGCAGTACTTA from Phocoena phocoena chromosome 16, mPhoPho1.1, whole genome shotgun sequence includes the following:
- the RBM34 gene encoding RNA-binding protein 34 isoform X3 yields the protein MALEEKNKRKKKRSAREGENPEDGACGNLAGDYEVGQVASSLFNGKRPSRGSTGRLASLFGSLEPQLQPVYVPVPEETTKKRKRDEEEESSSQIQRPILREPAKKMKLKKKLSDADRKLANRENALASADLEEEIHQKQGKKRKNSQSGVKIADKEVLDDVDHTAVNQRKKIQTNQEERLKNERTVFVGNLPVTCNKKKLKSFFKEYGQIESVRFRSLIPAEGILSKKLAAIKRKIHPDQKNINAYVVFKDKSAATKALERNGAQIADGFRVRVDLASETSSRDKRSVFVGNLPYTEESAVEKHFLDCGNTVAVRIVRDQVTGASRGFGYVLFENTDAVHLALKLNNSELMGRKLRVMRSVHKEKLKQNSNPSLKNVSKPKQGPNFSSKNAQHSKTLFIGEKAVLMKKRKKGQKKSAKKQKKQK
- the RBM34 gene encoding RNA-binding protein 34 isoform X2; its protein translation is MALEEKNKRKKKRSAREGENPEDGACGNLAGDYEVGQVASSLFNGKRPSRGSTGRLASLFGSLEPQLQPVYVPVPEETTKKRKRDEEEESSSQIQRPILREPAKKMKLKKKLSDADRKLANRENALASADLEEEIHQKQGKKRKNSQSGVKIADKEVLDDVDHTAVNQRKKIQTNQEERLKNERTVFVGNLPVTCNKKKLKSFFKEYGQIESVRFRSLIPAEGILSKKLAAIKRKIHPDQKNINAYVVFKDKSAATKALERNGAQIADGFRVRVDLASETSSRDKRSVFVGNLPYKAEESAVEKHFLDCGNTVAVRIVRDQVTGASRGFGYVLFENTDAVHLALKLNNSELMGRKLRVMRSVHKEKLKQNSNPSLKNVSKPKQGPNFSSKNAQHSKTLFIGEKAVLMKKRKKGQKKSAKKQKKQK
- the RBM34 gene encoding RNA-binding protein 34 isoform X1, with translation MRSGPRGARGGAWRRVAESLMSVSRENPEDGACGNLAGDYEVGQVASSLFNGKRPSRGSTGRLASLFGSLEPQLQPVYVPVPEETTKKRKRDEEEESSSQIQRPILREPAKKMKLKKKLSDADRKLANRENALASADLEEEIHQKQGKKRKNSQSGVKIADKEVLDDVDHTAVNQRKKIQTNQEERLKNERTVFVGNLPVTCNKKKLKSFFKEYGQIESVRFRSLIPAEGILSKKLAAIKRKIHPDQKNINAYVVFKDKSAATKALERNGAQIADGFRVRVDLASETSSRDKRSVFVGNLPYKAEESAVEKHFLDCGNTVAVRIVRDQVTGASRGFGYVLFENTDAVHLALKLNNSELMGRKLRVMRSVHKEKLKQNSNPSLKNVSKPKQGPNFSSKNAQHSKTLFIGEKAVLMKKRKKGQKKSAKKQKKQK